One window of Sardina pilchardus chromosome 2, fSarPil1.1, whole genome shotgun sequence genomic DNA carries:
- the zgc:110366 gene encoding uncharacterized oxidoreductase ZK1290.5 isoform X4 produces the protein MRNDNAPLSNGLEIPILGLGTSHDGGYSHEAVVYALQECGVRHIDTAKRYGCEEYLAKAVQESGVPRQDVWLTTKLWPGDYGYSSTKQACRASCARLRVEYLDLYLMHWPDCMAPGRSNREMRAETWRALEELYDEGLCRAIGVSNFLIPHLEELKEDCSIVPHVNQVEYHPFQQPEEIVQYCQQQGIVFEGYCPLAKGQALSDPTILKIADKYEQTPSQICIRWSIQNGVVTIPKSTKKKRILENCNIFGFSLTEEDMESIRGLNRNKKIIHLSYPVWKG, from the exons ATGCGTAATGATAACG CTCCTCTCTCCAATGGATTGGAGATTCCGATACTCGGTCTGG GGACTTCGCATGATGGTGGATACTCTCACGAAGCGGTTGTTTACGCTCTTCAGGAGTGTGGTGTGAGGCACATCGATACTGCTAAACGTTATGGTTGTGAAGAATACCTGGCGAAAGCTGTCCAGGAGAGCGGCGTCCCACGCCAGGATGTGTGGCTGACGACCAAGTTATGGCCAGGAGACTATGGTTATAGCAGCACCAAACAGGCTTGCAGAGCATCATGTGCCAGGTTGAGAGTGGAGTACCTAG ACTTGTACCTGATGCACTGGCCTGACTGCATGGCTCCTGGCCGATCCAATagagagatgagagcagagACTTGGAGGGCCCTGGAAGAGCTTTATGATGAAG GTTTGTGCCGGGCCATCGGAGTTAGCAATTTTCTCATTCCTCATTTGGAGGAGTTGAAGGAGGACTGCAGTATAGTGCCCCATGTCAACCAG GTTGAGTATCACCCTTTTCAGCAGCCTGAGGAGATTGTACAATACTGTCAACAGCAGGGGATTGTATTTGAGGGCTACTGCCCCCTGGCCAAGGGCCAGGCTCTCAGTGATCCTACTATTCTCAAGATAGCTGACAAATATGAGCAGACGCCTTCCCAGATTTGTATACGCTGGAGCATACAG AATGGAGTAGTCACAATCCCCAAGTCCACCAAGAAGAAGAGGATTCTTGAAAACTGTAAT ATCTTTGGATTTTCCCTAACAGAAGAGGACATGGAATCCATCAGAGGACTAAACcgtaacaaaaaaataattcacTTGAGTTACCCTGTCTGGAAAGGATAG
- the zgc:110366 gene encoding uncharacterized oxidoreductase ZK1290.5 isoform X1, producing the protein MSVRLYVCITMVKESFSGGESAFRRRTPITPPSSVSTARGSIEVKDAPIKINRSANSISCAFRSGIILQTLKNMKRESGINAPLSNGLEIPILGLGTSHDGGYSHEAVVYALQECGVRHIDTAKRYGCEEYLAKAVQESGVPRQDVWLTTKLWPGDYGYSSTKQACRASCARLRVEYLDLYLMHWPDCMAPGRSNREMRAETWRALEELYDEGLCRAIGVSNFLIPHLEELKEDCSIVPHVNQVEYHPFQQPEEIVQYCQQQGIVFEGYCPLAKGQALSDPTILKIADKYEQTPSQICIRWSIQNGVVTIPKSTKKKRILENCNIFGFSLTEEDMESIRGLNRNKKIIHLSYPVWKG; encoded by the exons ATGTCTGTTCGGTTGTACGTCTGTATTACTATGGTAAAGGAATCCTTCAGTGGAGGAGAATCAGCTTTTCGGCGTAGAACACCCATTACTCCGCCATCATCTGTATCCACAGCCAGGGGAAGCATTGAAGTCAAAGATGCCCCAATCAAGATAAACAGAAGTGCAAATAGTATCAGCTGCGCCTTTCGAAGTGGGATCATCCTACAGACCCTAAaaaacatgaagagagagagtggcattaATG CTCCTCTCTCCAATGGATTGGAGATTCCGATACTCGGTCTGG GGACTTCGCATGATGGTGGATACTCTCACGAAGCGGTTGTTTACGCTCTTCAGGAGTGTGGTGTGAGGCACATCGATACTGCTAAACGTTATGGTTGTGAAGAATACCTGGCGAAAGCTGTCCAGGAGAGCGGCGTCCCACGCCAGGATGTGTGGCTGACGACCAAGTTATGGCCAGGAGACTATGGTTATAGCAGCACCAAACAGGCTTGCAGAGCATCATGTGCCAGGTTGAGAGTGGAGTACCTAG ACTTGTACCTGATGCACTGGCCTGACTGCATGGCTCCTGGCCGATCCAATagagagatgagagcagagACTTGGAGGGCCCTGGAAGAGCTTTATGATGAAG GTTTGTGCCGGGCCATCGGAGTTAGCAATTTTCTCATTCCTCATTTGGAGGAGTTGAAGGAGGACTGCAGTATAGTGCCCCATGTCAACCAG GTTGAGTATCACCCTTTTCAGCAGCCTGAGGAGATTGTACAATACTGTCAACAGCAGGGGATTGTATTTGAGGGCTACTGCCCCCTGGCCAAGGGCCAGGCTCTCAGTGATCCTACTATTCTCAAGATAGCTGACAAATATGAGCAGACGCCTTCCCAGATTTGTATACGCTGGAGCATACAG AATGGAGTAGTCACAATCCCCAAGTCCACCAAGAAGAAGAGGATTCTTGAAAACTGTAAT ATCTTTGGATTTTCCCTAACAGAAGAGGACATGGAATCCATCAGAGGACTAAACcgtaacaaaaaaataattcacTTGAGTTACCCTGTCTGGAAAGGATAG
- the zgc:110366 gene encoding uncharacterized oxidoreductase ZK1290.5 isoform X3, which yields MSVRLYVCITMVKESFSGGESAFRRRTPITPPSSVSTARGSIEVKDAPIKINRSANSISCAFRSGIILQTLKNMKRESGINAPLSNGLEIPILGLGTSHDGGYSHEAVVYALQECGVRHIDTAKRYGCEEYLAKAVQESGVPRQDVWLTTKLWPGDYGYSSTKQACRASCARLRVEYLDLYLMHWPDCMAPGRSNREMRAETWRALEELYDEGLCRAIGVSNFLIPHLEELKEDCSIVPHVNQVEYHPFQQPEEIVQYCQQQGIVFEGYCPLAKGQALSDPTILKIADKYEQTPSQICIRWSIQNGVVTIPKSTKKKRILENCNLEDTDMVSLRMLHDGRHVTWDPTHVP from the exons ATGTCTGTTCGGTTGTACGTCTGTATTACTATGGTAAAGGAATCCTTCAGTGGAGGAGAATCAGCTTTTCGGCGTAGAACACCCATTACTCCGCCATCATCTGTATCCACAGCCAGGGGAAGCATTGAAGTCAAAGATGCCCCAATCAAGATAAACAGAAGTGCAAATAGTATCAGCTGCGCCTTTCGAAGTGGGATCATCCTACAGACCCTAAaaaacatgaagagagagagtggcattaATG CTCCTCTCTCCAATGGATTGGAGATTCCGATACTCGGTCTGG GGACTTCGCATGATGGTGGATACTCTCACGAAGCGGTTGTTTACGCTCTTCAGGAGTGTGGTGTGAGGCACATCGATACTGCTAAACGTTATGGTTGTGAAGAATACCTGGCGAAAGCTGTCCAGGAGAGCGGCGTCCCACGCCAGGATGTGTGGCTGACGACCAAGTTATGGCCAGGAGACTATGGTTATAGCAGCACCAAACAGGCTTGCAGAGCATCATGTGCCAGGTTGAGAGTGGAGTACCTAG ACTTGTACCTGATGCACTGGCCTGACTGCATGGCTCCTGGCCGATCCAATagagagatgagagcagagACTTGGAGGGCCCTGGAAGAGCTTTATGATGAAG GTTTGTGCCGGGCCATCGGAGTTAGCAATTTTCTCATTCCTCATTTGGAGGAGTTGAAGGAGGACTGCAGTATAGTGCCCCATGTCAACCAG GTTGAGTATCACCCTTTTCAGCAGCCTGAGGAGATTGTACAATACTGTCAACAGCAGGGGATTGTATTTGAGGGCTACTGCCCCCTGGCCAAGGGCCAGGCTCTCAGTGATCCTACTATTCTCAAGATAGCTGACAAATATGAGCAGACGCCTTCCCAGATTTGTATACGCTGGAGCATACAG AATGGAGTAGTCACAATCCCCAAGTCCACCAAGAAGAAGAGGATTCTTGAAAACTGTAAT TTAGAGGATACAGACATGGTGTCACTGAGAATGTTGCATGATGGGAGACATGTGACCTGGGATCCCACACACGTGCCTTGA
- the zgc:110366 gene encoding uncharacterized oxidoreductase ZK1290.5 isoform X2: MSVRLYVCITMVKESFSGGESAFRRRTPITPPSSVSTARGSIEVKDAPIKINRSANSISCAFRSGIILQTLKNMKRESGINAPLSNGLEIPILGLGTSHDGGYSHEAVVYALQECGVRHIDTAKRYGCEEYLAKAVQESGVPRQDVWLTTKLWPGDYGYSSTKQACRASCARLRVEYLDLYLMHWPDCMAPGRSNREMRAETWRALEELYDEGLCRAIGVSNFLIPHLEELKEDCSIVPHVNQVEYHPFQQPEEIVQYCQQQGIVFEGYCPLAKGQALSDPTILKIADKYEQTPSQICIRWSIQNGVVTIPKSTKKKRILENCNVFGFQLEDTDMVSLRMLHDGRHVTWDPTHVP, translated from the exons ATGTCTGTTCGGTTGTACGTCTGTATTACTATGGTAAAGGAATCCTTCAGTGGAGGAGAATCAGCTTTTCGGCGTAGAACACCCATTACTCCGCCATCATCTGTATCCACAGCCAGGGGAAGCATTGAAGTCAAAGATGCCCCAATCAAGATAAACAGAAGTGCAAATAGTATCAGCTGCGCCTTTCGAAGTGGGATCATCCTACAGACCCTAAaaaacatgaagagagagagtggcattaATG CTCCTCTCTCCAATGGATTGGAGATTCCGATACTCGGTCTGG GGACTTCGCATGATGGTGGATACTCTCACGAAGCGGTTGTTTACGCTCTTCAGGAGTGTGGTGTGAGGCACATCGATACTGCTAAACGTTATGGTTGTGAAGAATACCTGGCGAAAGCTGTCCAGGAGAGCGGCGTCCCACGCCAGGATGTGTGGCTGACGACCAAGTTATGGCCAGGAGACTATGGTTATAGCAGCACCAAACAGGCTTGCAGAGCATCATGTGCCAGGTTGAGAGTGGAGTACCTAG ACTTGTACCTGATGCACTGGCCTGACTGCATGGCTCCTGGCCGATCCAATagagagatgagagcagagACTTGGAGGGCCCTGGAAGAGCTTTATGATGAAG GTTTGTGCCGGGCCATCGGAGTTAGCAATTTTCTCATTCCTCATTTGGAGGAGTTGAAGGAGGACTGCAGTATAGTGCCCCATGTCAACCAG GTTGAGTATCACCCTTTTCAGCAGCCTGAGGAGATTGTACAATACTGTCAACAGCAGGGGATTGTATTTGAGGGCTACTGCCCCCTGGCCAAGGGCCAGGCTCTCAGTGATCCTACTATTCTCAAGATAGCTGACAAATATGAGCAGACGCCTTCCCAGATTTGTATACGCTGGAGCATACAG AATGGAGTAGTCACAATCCCCAAGTCCACCAAGAAGAAGAGGATTCTTGAAAACTGTAAT GTTTTTGGGTTCCAGTTAGAGGATACAGACATGGTGTCACTGAGAATGTTGCATGATGGGAGACATGTGACCTGGGATCCCACACACGTGCCTTGA